From Erigeron canadensis isolate Cc75 chromosome 8, C_canadensis_v1, whole genome shotgun sequence, one genomic window encodes:
- the LOC122578544 gene encoding galactan beta-1,4-galactosyltransferase GALS3-like: MAKDNEQMQIPNHKDKKMFIGVVWNCAAELKLLLSALLFLCSLITLFQFFPSSLHDLRGCTAFPPPSSAVELVETTPISSPPPAEQYSKLEDVVIGNGLIKRNFNGYGSAAYNFILMSAYRGGADTFAVIGLSSKPLHVFGKPTYVCQWVPNNVTRNQENITTAGYKILPDWGYGRVYTVVVINCTFSNPVGQDNRGGQLLVHASTSSGGDTSFDLTDKIEALTEAPGELNFLQIQDSPKYEYLYCGSPLYGGLSPQRIREWIAYHVKLFGEKSHFVIHDAGGVHPEVMEVLRPWIEKGYVTLQDIKEQERFDGYYHNQFLIVNDCLHRYRFMTKWMFFFDVDEFIFVPNKSTLKAVTDSLSEYTQFTIEQRTMSNKLCYLDDNAGRIYRKWGIEKLVYRDTKRGIRRDRKYAIQPRNVFATGVHMSQNIKGKTLHKTDGKIVYYHYHGTISERREPCRQLVNTTDKYFDGTPYVVDTTMREAAGEVKTFELQMIGPVLQKTHQ, translated from the exons ATGGCAAAAGATAATGAACAAATGCAAATACCAAATCATAAAGACAAGAAGATGTTCATTGGTGTTGTTTGGAATTGTGCTGCTGAACTCAAATTATTATTGTCGGCCCTTTTGTTTTTATGCTCTTTAATCACTCTTTTTCAATTCTTCCCTTCTTCGCTTCATGATCTACGTGGCTGCACCGCCTTTCCACCACCGTCTTCTGCCGTCGAGCTTGTTGAAACCACCCCCATTTCGTCCCCACCTCCGGCTGAACAATACTCGAAACTAGAAGATGTTGTCATTGGAAATGGACTAATTAAGCGAAATTTCAATGGATATGGCTCTGCCGCGTATAACTTCATTCTTATGTCGGCATACAGAGGAGGCGCCGACACTTTTGCAGTTATAGGACTGTCCTCGAAACCCTTACATGTGTTTGGGAAACCCACTTATGTCTGTCAGTGGGTCCCAAACAATGTGACAAGGAATCAAGAAAACATCACAACCGCAGGATATAAAATCCTCCCTGATTGGGGTTACGGCCGTGTGTACACTGTTGTGGTGATCAACTGTACTTTTTCAAATCCAGTTGGTCAGGACAATAGAGGTGGACAATTACTTGTCCATGCCTCCACTTCTAGTGGAGGCGACACTAGCTTCGATCTAACCGACAAGATCGAAGCTCTAACAGAAGCTCCAGGGGAgctaaactttttacaaatCCAAGATAGTCctaaatatgaatatttgtaTTGTGGTTCGCCGCTTTATGGTGGCCTAAGCCCACAACGTATTCGCGAATGGATTGCGTACCACGTAAAGTTGTTTGGAGAAAAGTCTCATTTTGTGATACATGATGCGGGTGGTGTGCACCCTGAAGTAATGGAAGTGTTAAGGCCTTGGATCGAAAAAGGTTATGTAACGTTACAAGATATCAAAGAACAAGAGAGATTTGATGGATATtatcataatcaattccttaTTGTGAACGATTGTTTGCATAGATACAGATTCATGACTAAATGGATGTTCTTTTTCGACGTTGACGAATTCATCTTTGTTCCTAACAAATCCACCCTTAAAGCCGTTACAGATTCGCTATCCGAGTATACACAATTCACAATTGAGCAACGAACCATGTCTAACAAGTTATGTTACCTTGATGATAATGCAGGGAGAATTTACAG AAAATGGGGGATCGAGAAGTTGGTATATAGAGATACAAAACGAGGGATCAGGAGAGACAGAAAATACGCGATTCAACCACGAAATGTTTTTGCCACGGGTGTACACATGTCGCAAAATATTAAAGGGAAAACGTTACATAAAACCGATGGAAAGATCGTGTACTATCATTACCACGGGACGATATCAGAAAGGCGAGAACCATGTAGGCAGCTAGTGAACACCACTGACAAGTATTTTGACGGAACGCCGTATGTTGTGGACACCACCATGAGGGAGGCTGCCGGAGAAGTCAAGACATTTGAGCTACAAATGATAGGACCAGTTTTGCAGAAAACTCACCAATAA